Proteins encoded together in one Nitrospira sp. window:
- a CDS encoding porin family protein, with protein MWLPIFLCFLLGSLWHPLAAGSAEFGEIDLGGYLLGSWPRDQTLFNQGDTVPASVQHGFGAGLKIGLFPHATRRMLGIEIDSYGHGGALSFPNTANGHNNGTGRSSLLVLNTMVNLVLRYPGEVVTPYIGIGGGWSHGTLLNPNIIGRADKDFESARAFGHQYLAGAQVMVSPKVYVFGEYRYFSANYHWDGLAVDFRVHYGVVGVGLRF; from the coding sequence ATGTGGCTTCCCATCTTCCTGTGTTTTCTCTTAGGTTCCCTCTGGCATCCGCTCGCAGCCGGCAGCGCGGAATTCGGCGAAATCGATCTGGGCGGGTATTTGCTGGGGAGTTGGCCGAGGGACCAGACCCTCTTCAACCAGGGCGATACGGTGCCGGCTTCAGTTCAGCATGGCTTCGGCGCGGGGTTGAAAATCGGCCTTTTCCCACATGCCACGCGCCGGATGCTCGGTATCGAGATTGATTCCTACGGGCATGGCGGCGCACTTTCCTTCCCGAATACGGCGAACGGACACAACAATGGGACCGGGCGCTCAAGCTTGCTGGTGCTGAATACCATGGTCAACCTGGTGCTCCGGTATCCGGGGGAGGTTGTGACGCCCTACATCGGGATCGGTGGCGGCTGGTCGCATGGGACGTTGCTCAATCCCAATATCATCGGGCGGGCCGATAAGGATTTCGAGTCCGCGCGCGCATTCGGGCATCAGTATCTGGCGGGGGCTCAGGTCATGGTCAGCCCGAAGGTCTATGTCTTCGGAGAGTATCGCTACTTCTCTGCCAACTACCATTGGGACGGCCTCGCGGTAGATTTTCGCGTTCATTATGGAGTGGTCGGGGTTGGGCTGCGGTTCTAA
- a CDS encoding TRL-like family protein: MKKVTVLFSLSLISAAYLSLTGCQIVASPMAGGIYNETKYGDVATTHNSATKEGKACGTSILGWVATGDASVSAAKAAGGITTVASVDHSAKNILVILGEWCTIVKGS; encoded by the coding sequence ATGAAGAAGGTGACCGTCTTGTTTTCTCTGAGCCTGATCAGCGCAGCGTATCTCAGCCTCACGGGCTGTCAGATCGTGGCGTCTCCGATGGCGGGTGGAATCTACAACGAAACGAAGTACGGCGATGTGGCCACGACCCACAACAGCGCCACGAAGGAAGGTAAGGCCTGCGGTACCTCGATTCTGGGCTGGGTAGCAACGGGTGATGCCAGCGTCTCGGCAGCGAAAGCGGCCGGCGGGATCACCACGGTGGCGTCGGTTGATCACTCGGCGAAGAACATTCTCGTCATCCTTGGCGAATGGTGCACGATCGTTAAGGGCAGCTGA